The following proteins are encoded in a genomic region of Cyclonatronum proteinivorum:
- a CDS encoding T9SS type A sorting domain-containing protein, giving the protein MPSPVSRKTLTALTVTVLLFFFPATLFAQWGENPDENLVISLKNFESVQPIIAMNPADGGAYVSWFELSGLGGYHVFLQRLDAAGNLLWDSNGIRVAARGFSSTQDYGLSVDAQGNAVLSFRDDRRGSVRVTAAKISPEGTAVWGELGIDVSGPADFLASPAIAATSDGSYVVAYTGAGPSFIVKLDADGEVVWSHQETAGAALAVSDIVASDAPESNGEVIVLFRTFGSPATPGLLSAQKYAADGTRMWGASRVDIMVSGSLQLGNFPDMRADGAGGMIVSWYQSQPALQTYLQQVLADGSFRFQTNGLPLSANTMQLRTDPDFVHDEDSDDIYVFWRETSGNQNQFGLYGQRVSGTGTLEWGDNARTIIPLSGTNVGNIRAALIGGDPLVAYMTSAAFGQADLQAARLDSNGDFVWDFQNTTLAPDGSGKNRLRVVSAQSDELFFVWEDERSGVRGIYGQNLQADGSLGPIDEPEPDPLPEVTFQVDMSIQKLKGNFDPALEDRIHVRGTFNDWSVSDENALSPVSDDVPGIYSLTLAIDETPGSLIAYKFYIESGDGRPLPNDGWEGEVGPGENGNREFNLEPDLILPVVFFNNEDEHDTSAGEHESPHSFVLYQNYPNPFNPGTIIAYELPETADVRLELYNAAGQRVAVLVNGTRTAGQHQIYFEADGLASGLYLYRLQAGDQVLTRKMTLIK; this is encoded by the coding sequence ATGCCTTCACCTGTCTCAAGAAAAACACTGACCGCACTTACTGTCACAGTACTTCTGTTCTTTTTCCCCGCAACTTTATTTGCGCAATGGGGCGAAAATCCGGATGAAAACCTGGTGATTTCCCTGAAAAACTTCGAATCCGTCCAACCCATTATTGCCATGAATCCGGCTGACGGCGGCGCCTACGTGAGCTGGTTTGAGCTTTCGGGTCTGGGCGGCTACCACGTTTTTTTGCAGCGCCTTGACGCTGCCGGAAACCTACTATGGGATTCCAACGGCATCCGGGTTGCCGCCCGGGGCTTTTCAAGCACACAGGATTACGGACTTTCAGTTGACGCGCAGGGCAACGCTGTTCTCTCTTTCAGAGACGACCGGCGGGGCAGCGTACGTGTTACAGCCGCCAAAATAAGCCCAGAAGGCACCGCTGTTTGGGGCGAACTTGGTATCGACGTCTCCGGCCCGGCCGACTTCTTAGCCTCGCCTGCCATTGCCGCAACTTCCGACGGCAGCTACGTTGTAGCCTACACCGGTGCTGGTCCGTCCTTCATTGTGAAGCTCGACGCCGATGGTGAAGTCGTATGGAGCCATCAGGAAACCGCCGGAGCCGCACTCGCTGTGTCTGACATTGTCGCTTCAGACGCCCCCGAAAGCAACGGCGAAGTTATCGTCCTTTTCCGGACCTTCGGCTCACCGGCAACACCGGGTCTCCTTTCGGCACAAAAATATGCCGCAGACGGCACCCGCATGTGGGGAGCATCACGGGTCGATATCATGGTCAGCGGCTCTCTCCAGCTTGGCAATTTCCCGGACATGCGGGCAGACGGAGCGGGCGGCATGATCGTGAGCTGGTACCAAAGTCAGCCCGCGCTTCAGACCTACCTGCAGCAGGTATTAGCCGACGGCAGCTTCCGCTTCCAGACAAACGGACTGCCCCTTTCCGCCAACACCATGCAGCTGCGCACCGACCCCGACTTTGTACACGATGAAGACAGCGACGACATATATGTTTTCTGGCGTGAAACAAGCGGCAACCAAAACCAATTTGGCCTGTACGGACAGCGTGTGAGCGGCACCGGCACACTTGAGTGGGGTGACAATGCCCGCACCATCATTCCGCTCAGCGGCACCAACGTCGGGAATATCCGGGCAGCGCTTATCGGCGGCGATCCGCTTGTAGCCTACATGACCTCTGCCGCCTTCGGTCAGGCTGATCTTCAGGCCGCAAGACTAGACAGCAACGGCGACTTTGTCTGGGATTTCCAAAATACGACACTTGCACCGGATGGCTCCGGCAAAAACCGCCTTCGGGTCGTCAGTGCCCAAAGCGACGAACTCTTTTTCGTTTGGGAAGACGAGCGCAGCGGCGTGCGCGGCATCTACGGACAAAACCTTCAGGCCGACGGCAGCCTTGGCCCCATTGACGAACCTGAGCCCGACCCGCTGCCCGAAGTCACCTTTCAGGTTGACATGAGCATCCAAAAACTAAAAGGCAACTTTGACCCCGCCCTTGAAGACCGGATTCACGTGCGCGGCACCTTCAATGACTGGTCTGTAAGCGACGAAAACGCCCTAAGTCCGGTATCGGATGATGTTCCCGGTATCTACAGTCTCACCCTTGCCATAGACGAAACCCCGGGCAGCCTCATCGCCTACAAATTCTATATTGAATCCGGCGATGGCCGCCCGCTGCCCAACGACGGTTGGGAAGGTGAAGTCGGTCCCGGCGAAAACGGAAACCGCGAATTCAACCTCGAACCCGACCTGATACTGCCGGTCGTATTCTTCAACAATGAAGACGAGCACGATACAAGCGCCGGAGAACACGAGTCACCGCACAGCTTTGTACTTTATCAGAACTACCCTAACCCGTTCAACCCCGGTACCATAATCGCCTACGAGCTGCCCGAAACCGCTGACGTTCGCCTTGAGCTCTACAACGCCGCCGGTCAGCGCGTAGCCGTTCTCGTAAACGGCACCCGCACTGCCGGTCAGCATCAGATCTACTTCGAAGCCGACGGACTCGCAAGCGGCCTGTACCTGTACAGGCTTCAGGCCGGCGATCAGGTACTCACCCGAAAAATGACGCTCATCAAATAA
- a CDS encoding HAD family hydrolase — MTTAFTLRQKLLRRILELSAAMEPEPTYTPPVLRKLPGIKAVAFDFYGTMFMSGTGDTIIDDPKNEEAVAFEAAFETMFPDLAEQPEANEGVQVYKQVIHDHKAAMKAEGVDYPEVQITEVWRDVISRLRGSGTDGLPENPDQELLEELTIEFEMRNNPTWPMPDLRSTLEALEGKSLKLGILSNSQFYTPMIYEAHIETEPDQAYFDINLCIWSYEERLCKPSLDFHKRLKTAFDAHYGIKPEEVLFVGNDMLKDIYPAHHFGFKTALFAGDQRSLKWRKDDARVSDITPDLTITRLYQLVQCL; from the coding sequence ATGACCACCGCATTCACGCTCCGACAAAAACTGCTTCGCCGTATTCTGGAACTTTCAGCCGCGATGGAACCTGAGCCTACTTACACCCCGCCCGTGCTGCGTAAACTGCCCGGTATAAAAGCCGTTGCGTTCGATTTTTACGGAACCATGTTTATGTCCGGTACGGGAGATACCATCATCGATGATCCCAAAAATGAAGAGGCCGTAGCATTCGAGGCGGCTTTTGAAACCATGTTCCCTGATCTTGCTGAACAGCCCGAAGCCAATGAGGGTGTTCAGGTTTACAAACAGGTGATACACGATCATAAAGCGGCCATGAAAGCGGAGGGGGTTGACTATCCGGAGGTGCAGATTACGGAAGTCTGGCGTGATGTTATTAGCCGGCTGCGCGGCTCCGGTACGGATGGACTGCCCGAAAACCCGGATCAGGAGTTGCTCGAAGAGCTCACCATTGAGTTTGAAATGCGCAACAACCCCACCTGGCCCATGCCCGATCTCAGGTCCACGCTTGAGGCGCTGGAGGGGAAATCACTTAAGCTTGGAATCCTTTCAAACTCTCAGTTCTATACACCGATGATTTATGAGGCGCATATAGAAACGGAGCCGGATCAGGCTTACTTTGATATCAACCTGTGTATCTGGAGCTATGAAGAGCGGCTTTGCAAACCATCGCTGGATTTCCACAAGCGGCTTAAAACAGCATTCGATGCGCATTATGGTATCAAGCCGGAGGAGGTGCTGTTTGTTGGCAATGATATGCTGAAAGATATTTATCCCGCACATCATTTTGGGTTTAAAACGGCGCTTTTTGCAGGTGATCAGCGCTCGCTGAAATGGCGCAAGGATGACGCAAGGGTTTCGGATATTACCCCGGATCTCACCATCACACGGCTTTATCAGCTGGTGCAGTGTTTGTAG
- a CDS encoding glucosyl-3-phosphoglycerate synthase — MSTIKSWIKQNTYHHSDFWDIKKMVEEKERQGLTISLCLPTLNEETTIGKEVVLFRSELMSRYPLLDEIAVIDSGSTDKTLEIAESFGADTYLAADILPHLEKKKGKGENLWKSIYQLKGDIIVYVDADIKNIHPRFAYGLIGPLIYRPEVKYVKGFYDRPLTLSNVTRPSGGGRVTEILTRPLFSLFFPELTAIIQPLSGEYAVRRGVLEEIAFPIGYGVETSHLLDVYGKYGMEAFAQCDLDQRIHDNKTTRDLGKMSFGILQTFLTRGKEMGILDTHKDYETVFRQFQAVKNEYDVVEHHIVEDERPPMNTIPEYRQKYNLDG, encoded by the coding sequence GTGAGCACAATTAAATCGTGGATTAAACAAAATACCTATCACCATTCTGATTTTTGGGACATCAAAAAGATGGTGGAGGAAAAAGAGCGGCAGGGGCTTACCATTTCCCTGTGTCTGCCAACCCTGAACGAAGAAACCACAATCGGAAAAGAGGTTGTACTCTTTCGGTCAGAGCTGATGAGCCGCTATCCGTTGCTGGATGAAATTGCCGTAATTGATTCCGGCTCAACGGATAAAACCCTTGAGATTGCAGAGTCTTTCGGCGCCGATACCTATCTTGCCGCTGATATTTTGCCGCACCTTGAGAAGAAAAAGGGAAAGGGTGAAAACCTTTGGAAATCCATTTATCAGCTTAAAGGAGATATCATTGTTTATGTGGATGCGGATATCAAAAACATTCATCCCCGTTTTGCATACGGTCTGATCGGCCCGCTCATTTACCGGCCGGAAGTCAAGTATGTGAAAGGGTTCTATGACCGGCCGTTGACCCTGTCGAATGTCACCCGGCCATCGGGTGGCGGACGTGTAACGGAAATTCTGACGCGGCCTTTGTTTTCTCTGTTTTTCCCTGAGCTTACAGCTATTATTCAGCCGCTTTCCGGCGAATACGCTGTGCGCCGCGGGGTACTTGAGGAAATCGCTTTCCCGATCGGGTACGGGGTTGAGACGTCTCACCTGCTTGATGTGTACGGCAAGTACGGCATGGAAGCCTTTGCGCAGTGTGATCTTGATCAGCGGATTCACGATAACAAGACAACCCGCGACTTAGGCAAGATGTCATTTGGTATTCTGCAGACCTTCCTGACAAGAGGGAAAGAGATGGGCATTCTGGATACGCATAAAGATTATGAGACGGTTTTCCGGCAGTTTCAGGCCGTCAAAAACGAATATGATGTTGTTGAACATCATATCGTAGAGGATGAGCGTCCGCCTATGAATACCATCCCTGAATACCGACAAAAGTATAATCTTGACGGATAA
- a CDS encoding M20/M25/M40 family metallo-hydrolase: MREILLANLAMLGEVPSPSFKEENRIRLLLDRFTELGLSKTSIDEVGNGVGVIDGQGGDKNIMLVAHADTIVPETVNHTFTITPEEVIGPGVADNSLGVAVLATLPYIFEKIGYKPNNNIILVAGTRSLGRGNLEGLRFFLSNGKMPVSYGICVEGVRLGRLSHKSIGMLRGDITCRIPEQYDWSRFGSSSAILTLNEVINKINDIRLPKRPKSSVVMGSIEGGNSYNTITTYARLKFEIRSESAELTREIADRIEEITTEVTSGHSETVELDIFARRDPGGIAFSHPLVRSTRKIIKSLGVEPHLAPSTSELVAFIDKGIPAVTLGITDGNRMGEAKESIMIEPVYKGLAQLIATIKAIDGGVCEHN; this comes from the coding sequence ATGAGAGAGATATTGCTGGCCAATTTGGCAATGCTCGGCGAGGTGCCTTCTCCAAGTTTTAAAGAAGAAAACCGAATCCGCCTGCTCCTTGACCGCTTTACCGAACTCGGGCTTAGCAAAACCTCCATCGACGAAGTCGGAAACGGCGTCGGCGTGATTGACGGACAGGGAGGCGATAAGAATATCATGCTTGTAGCGCATGCTGATACCATCGTACCTGAAACGGTCAATCATACATTCACCATCACGCCTGAGGAAGTTATTGGTCCCGGTGTTGCAGATAACAGCCTGGGTGTTGCTGTGTTAGCTACCTTGCCCTACATCTTTGAAAAAATTGGATATAAGCCAAACAACAACATCATCCTTGTTGCCGGCACCCGAAGCCTGGGCCGGGGAAACCTTGAAGGCCTACGCTTCTTCCTTTCAAACGGGAAAATGCCGGTAAGCTATGGAATCTGCGTTGAAGGGGTACGACTGGGCAGGCTTAGTCACAAATCAATTGGTATGCTGCGCGGCGATATTACCTGCCGCATACCCGAGCAATACGACTGGTCCCGCTTTGGTTCGTCGAGTGCCATCCTGACTCTGAATGAGGTAATCAATAAAATCAATGATATACGCTTGCCCAAGCGTCCGAAGAGCAGCGTTGTGATGGGTTCGATTGAGGGTGGTAACTCCTACAATACCATCACTACTTATGCGCGTCTTAAATTTGAAATCCGTTCGGAATCGGCTGAGCTGACCCGCGAAATCGCTGATCGTATCGAAGAAATTACAACCGAGGTGACTTCCGGACACAGCGAAACCGTGGAGCTCGATATATTTGCCCGCCGTGATCCGGGGGGAATTGCCTTCTCACATCCGCTTGTAAGGTCAACCCGCAAAATTATAAAATCGCTGGGTGTAGAACCACACCTTGCGCCATCAACATCGGAGCTTGTGGCCTTTATCGACAAAGGGATTCCCGCTGTTACCCTTGGTATCACCGACGGGAACCGCATGGGCGAAGCCAAAGAATCAATTATGATTGAGCCTGTTTATAAAGGGCTCGCCCAGCTAATTGCAACTATTAAAGCTATTGACGGAGGCGTTTGTGAGCACAATTAA